The nucleotide window AAGAAAATGATCAGTATCACCGCCAGCGGAAGGAATAGCACCATCCAATATTCACGCAGCAAATCCCAAAATGTGTAGGGTACAGAAAGTGGTTGTTTAATGTCGTAAAAGCCTTTAGTAGTATCAACCTTAACCGTTATAACTTTGAGGATAAGCGGGTTACTTTTTTGCACGCCGCCGCTTGAGCCAAAATCAAACGAGGGGATGGTATCGGTACCGGCATCAAAAGCGGTAATAGTGTAGCTTTTGTTTATAGTGATGTTAGCGCGGCTTTGGTCGTAAGTGGTATCGGCTTTGTTAGCGCTTACCAATGTTATTTTATTGCTGATGCTGTCAATCCGCGGGAAGTTAACCCGTTCTTTAGCTGGCTGATGTACAATAAAGCTTAATTTGGTTTGTTCACCAATCTTTATGCTGGGGCTGTCCAGTTTGGCAACAACCTGCACCGATTGCGCATTGGCTTTAAAACAACAAATCAGTGCTAACGCGATAACCAAAAATTTAAAATACTGTTGCTTCATCTTTACCTTCTGCCTTCGCGTTTTTTAAATAAGGTCATTAATGGTTTTACGTATGATTCGTGCGTGCCGATAGCCGTAGCATCCACACCCGAGCGACTGAACACATCCTTCAGGTTAGCGTTCCGGCGCAAGGCTTCGGCTTTATAAGCATTGCGTACCTGTTTATCGCCGGTATTCACCCAAACCAACTGACCTGTTTCTTCATCCTTTAATGGGATCAGGCCTAAGTCAGGAAATTCCTCATCGTGTTTATCATATAGCCTCAGGGCAATAATGTCGTGCTTCTTGTTGGCTATCTTCAACTCGTTTTCAAATGCTGGACTGATAAAATCGGACATTAAAAATGCGGTACATTTCTTTTTAATGGCACCGGTAAAAAACTTCAGCGCCTGGCCTACATCTGTACCCTTGTTTTCGGGTGTAAAAGCGATCAGCTCGCGGATGATCATCAGGATATGGCTGCGACCTTTTTTGGGCGGGATGAACTTCTCTATCTTATCACTAAAGAAGATCACGCCAACCTTATCATTGTTCTGAATGGCTGAAAAAGCCAAAACGGCGCAAAGTTCGGTAGCCAGTTCCTGCTTTTGCTGGGTGTTGGTACCAAAGTTTTCCGAGGCGCTTACATCCATCAGGATCATCACGGTCAATTCGCGCTCCTCATCAAACACCTTTACATAAGGGTGATTAAAGCGGGCAGTCACGTTCCAATCGATGGTGCGTATTTCATCGCCAATCTGGTATTCGCGCACTTCGCTAAAAGCCATACCCCTCCCCTTAAAGGCCGAGTGGTATTCGCCGCTGAACAAATGATTGCTCAGCCCCCGCGTTTTTATCTCGATCTTCCTTACTTTCTTCAGCAGGTCTTTGGTATCCTTAGCCATTTAAGCCCCTCTAAATCTCCCCTAAAGGGGAGACTTGTTATATGTTCTTTAATATCATCATTTATTTAAAGCCCTCTCCATTTAGGGGGGTGGGTGGGGTTTACGGTACTT belongs to Mucilaginibacter boryungensis and includes:
- a CDS encoding BatD family protein — protein: MKQQYFKFLVIALALICCFKANAQSVQVVAKLDSPSIKIGEQTKLSFIVHQPAKERVNFPRIDSISNKITLVSANKADTTYDQSRANITINKSYTITAFDAGTDTIPSFDFGSSGGVQKSNPLILKVITVKVDTTKGFYDIKQPLSVPYTFWDLLREYWMVLFLPLAVILIIFFTIWYFKARNKKEVVVKKVIPDVPLHTQMLNKLNELRAKKLYLHDVKAYHSELSDIIREYLEKRYAIKTHEKTTDEIFTGLKYIEIEQENRNLLRQILLLADLVKFAKEKPLPNENEQSMDNAIAFISNTRQVSVVPPAPTEGGHTDAHV
- a CDS encoding DUF58 domain-containing protein, with product MAKDTKDLLKKVRKIEIKTRGLSNHLFSGEYHSAFKGRGMAFSEVREYQIGDEIRTIDWNVTARFNHPYVKVFDEERELTVMILMDVSASENFGTNTQQKQELATELCAVLAFSAIQNNDKVGVIFFSDKIEKFIPPKKGRSHILMIIRELIAFTPENKGTDVGQALKFFTGAIKKKCTAFLMSDFISPAFENELKIANKKHDIIALRLYDKHDEEFPDLGLIPLKDEETGQLVWVNTGDKQVRNAYKAEALRRNANLKDVFSRSGVDATAIGTHESYVKPLMTLFKKREGRR